The Candidatus Sulfotelmatobacter sp. genome includes a region encoding these proteins:
- the ftsY gene encoding signal recognition particle-docking protein FtsY — MSWFAKLRTALTRTREAFGGELEELALAKRPVDEGLWDDLEELLLAADFGVPTTLKIVDGLRAVARQDRYTTSDQVVARFRRDVQNFLTLAPMTLTLSGKPAVVLVVGVNGSGKTTTIGKLAALLRAQGKKVMVVAADTFRAAAAEQLAIWAQRAGVEYVRGAEGSDPSSVVFDGMSAAKARDIDVVLVDTAGRLQTKTNLMEELKKMRRVIERETGGPPAETLLVVDGTTGQNALSQAKLFNEATQLTGVVVTKLDSTAKGGVLVGIVDQLAVPVKFVGVGEGQDALAPFDPAQFTRALFEVAPAA, encoded by the coding sequence ATGAGTTGGTTCGCGAAGCTGCGCACGGCGTTGACCCGGACGCGCGAGGCGTTCGGCGGTGAGCTCGAGGAGCTGGCCTTGGCGAAGCGCCCGGTCGACGAGGGGCTGTGGGACGACCTCGAAGAGTTGCTGCTGGCGGCCGATTTCGGCGTCCCGACGACGCTCAAGATCGTCGACGGGTTGCGCGCGGTCGCCCGCCAGGACCGCTATACGACGAGCGACCAGGTCGTCGCCCGGTTCCGCCGCGACGTCCAGAACTTCCTGACCCTCGCGCCGATGACGCTGACCCTGAGCGGCAAACCGGCAGTGGTGCTGGTCGTCGGCGTCAACGGCAGCGGGAAGACGACCACCATCGGCAAGCTGGCCGCGCTGCTGCGCGCGCAGGGCAAGAAGGTCATGGTCGTCGCCGCCGACACGTTCCGCGCCGCGGCCGCCGAGCAGCTCGCGATCTGGGCGCAGCGCGCGGGCGTCGAGTACGTGCGCGGCGCCGAAGGCTCGGATCCGTCATCGGTCGTGTTCGACGGGATGAGCGCGGCCAAGGCGCGCGACATCGACGTCGTGCTGGTCGACACCGCCGGGCGGCTGCAGACCAAGACCAACTTGATGGAAGAGCTCAAGAAGATGCGCCGGGTGATCGAGCGCGAGACCGGCGGGCCGCCGGCCGAGACGCTGCTGGTCGTCGACGGCACGACCGGGCAGAACGCGCTCTCGCAGGCCAAGCTGTTCAACGAGGCTACGCAGCTGACCGGCGTCGTCGTCACCAAGCTCGACTCGACCGCGAAGGGCGGCGTGCTGGTCGGGATCGTCGACCAGTTGGCGGTTCCGGTGAAGTTCGTCGGGGTCGGCGAAGGTCAGGACGCGCTGGCGCCGTTCGACCCGGCGCAATTCACCCGGGCCCTGTTCGAAGTCGCGCCGGCGGCCTGA
- a CDS encoding metalloregulator ArsR/SmtB family transcription factor, producing MTAVEAFAALADPTRRRIVELLAQREYGAGELAHRFDMTPPAVSQHLRVLRDAGLVRVRPQAQRRIYALAPDGLAELDAWLARFRRFWSTHLDALERQLTDTDATRRNTP from the coding sequence ATGACCGCCGTGGAAGCCTTCGCGGCGCTGGCCGACCCGACCCGGCGGCGCATCGTCGAGCTGCTGGCGCAACGCGAGTACGGCGCCGGCGAGCTGGCCCACCGCTTCGACATGACGCCGCCGGCCGTGTCGCAACACCTGCGCGTGCTGCGCGACGCGGGCTTGGTCCGCGTCCGCCCGCAAGCGCAGCGCCGCATCTACGCGCTCGCGCCGGACGGGCTGGCGGAGCTCGACGCCTGGCTGGCGCGCTTCCGCCGTTTTTGGTCGACGCACCTGGACGCGCTGGAACGCCAACTCACCGACACCGACGCAACGCGGAGGAACACGCCGTGA
- a CDS encoding SRPBCC domain-containing protein — MNELATFIPPGTLRFERVLPGPIERVWDHLTKTELLATWFEGGTVGTRVGEGVSFPFGMIGTITEYEPPRVIEYTWNEPEASGGPVVDGLVRWELRADGDRVRLTLTHSRMPAGSLSGFGAGWHAGLAGLAAALAGTAEDAEDSDYTALEPLYAERIASHT; from the coding sequence GTGAACGAGCTCGCCACCTTCATCCCGCCCGGCACGCTGCGTTTCGAACGCGTGCTGCCCGGCCCGATCGAGCGCGTCTGGGATCATCTCACCAAGACGGAGCTGCTGGCCACCTGGTTCGAAGGGGGCACCGTCGGAACGCGCGTCGGCGAGGGGGTCTCGTTTCCGTTCGGGATGATCGGAACCATCACGGAGTACGAGCCGCCGCGGGTCATCGAGTACACTTGGAACGAGCCGGAGGCGTCCGGTGGCCCGGTGGTCGATGGGCTCGTGCGCTGGGAACTGCGTGCGGACGGCGACCGCGTGCGGCTCACGCTCACGCACAGCCGCATGCCCGCCGGGTCGCTGAGCGGGTTCGGCGCCGGTTGGCACGCCGGTTTGGCGGGGCTCGCGGCGGCGCTGGCGGGCACCGCGGAAGACGCCGAAGACAGCGACTACACGGCGCTCGAACCGCTCTACGCCGAGCGCATCGCCTCACACACCTAA
- the fliG gene encoding flagellar motor switch protein FliG encodes MISDKPILTLGDDPIGTSLVDAYGSASVPDMTGPEKAAILMITIGLELAATIFKFLRQDEVERIVLEIAKISTVAIDKRDAVIQEAYQRAIALKYINEGGIEYAKEILERSFGAGQADDMTNRLFAALKHGNPLELVKKTEPAQLLEFIKEEHPQTIALILVYMSPDQAGAVLSQLEPELQGEVAMRIAILQKTAPEILEQLDELLGRRLLVSGSDFTKAGGVQSLAQVMGFVDRETEKNILDGLARRDPAVAEEVKNLLFVFEDIINLDDRAIQRVLKEVDGKDLALALKTANDDLLARIYKNMSTRAAQTLREDIEVLGPVRVREVGKAQQNIVDVIRTLEENGQIIIARGGKDDRIV; translated from the coding sequence GTGATCTCTGATAAGCCGATCTTGACGCTTGGCGACGATCCGATCGGGACGTCCCTGGTCGACGCCTACGGCTCGGCGTCGGTTCCGGACATGACGGGGCCCGAGAAGGCCGCCATCTTGATGATCACGATCGGCCTGGAGCTGGCCGCGACGATCTTCAAGTTCCTGCGCCAAGACGAGGTCGAGCGGATCGTCCTGGAGATCGCGAAGATCTCGACGGTCGCGATCGACAAGCGCGACGCCGTCATCCAAGAAGCGTATCAGCGCGCGATCGCCCTCAAGTACATCAACGAGGGCGGGATCGAGTACGCCAAGGAGATCCTCGAGCGTTCGTTCGGCGCCGGCCAAGCCGACGACATGACGAACCGCCTCTTCGCGGCGCTCAAGCACGGCAACCCGCTCGAGCTGGTGAAGAAGACCGAGCCGGCGCAGCTGCTCGAGTTCATCAAGGAAGAGCATCCGCAGACCATCGCGCTCATTTTGGTCTACATGTCGCCCGACCAGGCCGGCGCCGTGCTCTCGCAGCTCGAGCCGGAGCTGCAGGGCGAAGTCGCGATGCGCATCGCCATCCTCCAGAAGACCGCACCGGAGATCCTCGAGCAATTGGACGAGCTGCTGGGTCGCCGTCTGCTGGTCAGCGGTTCCGACTTCACCAAGGCCGGCGGCGTGCAGTCGCTCGCGCAGGTCATGGGCTTCGTCGACCGCGAGACGGAGAAGAACATCCTCGACGGCCTGGCCCGGCGCGATCCGGCCGTCGCCGAGGAAGTCAAGAACCTGCTGTTCGTGTTCGAGGACATCATCAACCTCGACGACCGCGCGATCCAACGCGTCCTCAAGGAAGTGGACGGTAAGGATCTGGCCCTGGCGCTCAAGACCGCCAACGACGACCTCTTGGCCCGCATCTACAAGAACATGTCCACCCGCGCGGCGCAGACGCTGCGCGAGGACATCGAGGTGCTCGGCCCGGTGCGCGTCCGCGAGGTCGGCAAGGCGCAGCAGAACATCGTCGACGTGATTCGCACGCTCGAGGAGAACGGCCAGATCATCATCGCTCGCGGCGGGAAAGACGATCGGATAGTCTAG
- a CDS encoding adenylosuccinate synthase, which produces MGIQWGDEGKGRIVDLMARDYGVIARFGGGDNAGHSIEVGDTKLALHVVPSGVLVENTRLLIGGGTVLSLRGLVDELDTLAKLGVDIGRIVVSDRAHVVFPYHGVLDRLAEKQRGGSAIGTTGRGIGPAYVDRVARLGVTFADLAKPEVLATKIRATLLARAAQFAGADEVPREEDVVGETLALARRVVPHVVDGVGWLQAAFARGERVLAEGAQGTMLDVTYGTYPYVTSSHTLAGGACTGLGVGPTAVARVLGVAKAYCTRVGGGPFPSELLDERGERLRAQGHEVGVTTGRPRRCGWYDAVAARYAAQLNGLDAMVITKLDVLSGFDRIGIVTGYRRADGLEAGAEALMDPDLRVDVEEHPGWTEDLRGVRRIADLPPTARSFLDRLAQLTGTPIAAVSVGPERSAIAT; this is translated from the coding sequence GTGGGGATTCAGTGGGGGGACGAGGGCAAGGGGCGGATCGTCGATTTGATGGCGCGCGACTACGGCGTCATCGCGCGCTTCGGCGGCGGCGACAACGCCGGGCACTCGATCGAGGTGGGTGACACCAAGCTGGCGTTGCACGTGGTGCCCTCCGGCGTGCTGGTCGAGAACACGCGGCTGCTGATCGGCGGCGGAACGGTGCTCTCGCTGCGCGGGCTGGTCGACGAGCTCGACACGCTGGCGAAGCTCGGCGTCGACATCGGGCGGATCGTCGTCTCCGACCGGGCGCACGTCGTGTTCCCGTATCATGGCGTGCTCGATCGCCTGGCGGAAAAACAGCGCGGCGGCTCGGCGATCGGAACGACCGGGCGCGGGATCGGGCCGGCCTACGTCGACCGGGTCGCGCGGCTCGGCGTGACCTTCGCCGACCTCGCCAAGCCGGAAGTGCTGGCGACGAAGATTCGCGCGACGCTGTTGGCGCGGGCCGCGCAGTTCGCCGGCGCCGACGAGGTCCCGCGCGAGGAAGACGTCGTCGGCGAGACGCTGGCGCTCGCGCGCCGCGTCGTCCCGCACGTCGTCGACGGCGTCGGCTGGCTGCAAGCCGCCTTCGCGCGAGGCGAGCGGGTGCTCGCCGAGGGCGCGCAAGGCACCATGCTGGACGTGACTTACGGCACCTATCCCTACGTCACCAGCTCGCACACGCTGGCCGGCGGCGCCTGCACCGGACTCGGGGTCGGTCCGACCGCGGTCGCGCGGGTGCTCGGCGTGGCGAAAGCCTACTGCACGCGCGTCGGCGGCGGCCCGTTCCCCTCCGAGCTGCTCGACGAGCGCGGCGAACGCTTGCGCGCGCAGGGACACGAGGTCGGGGTGACGACCGGTCGCCCGCGTCGCTGTGGGTGGTACGATGCGGTCGCCGCTCGCTACGCCGCGCAGCTCAACGGTTTGGACGCGATGGTCATCACCAAGCTCGACGTCCTCTCGGGGTTCGACCGGATCGGGATCGTGACCGGCTATCGCCGCGCGGACGGCCTCGAGGCCGGCGCCGAGGCGCTGATGGACCCCGACCTGCGGGTCGACGTCGAGGAACACCCCGGTTGGACGGAAGACCTGCGCGGGGTCCGCCGCATCGCCGATCTGCCGCCCACCGCGCGGTCCTTTCTCGACCGGCTGGCACAGCTCACGGGGACGCCGATCGCGGCCGTCTCGGTCGGTCCCGAGCGCTCGGCTATCGCGACGTGA
- a CDS encoding aldo/keto reductase yields the protein MIPQRMLGPDAAVSIIGFGGYHLGKIAGEAEAIRLLHAAIDGGITFLDNAWEYNDHVSEERMGKALAQNGARDRVFLMTKVCTHGRDANVAREQLEESLRRLRTDHLDLWQVHECVYDDDPARHYAKGGVLEALDEAKRAGKVRFVGFTGHKRPAIHREMIERGFPFDTVQMPLNVLDPHFRSFERHVLPSARERGIAVLGMKAFSEGRMLEAGGVDPDDALRYAMSLPGVLTTITGIDSQAVLDHHLRVANDFTPLEESELQALRKKYYDRATDGHLELYKSSMKNDADEGRAQHGFPPMSELAM from the coding sequence ATGATCCCGCAACGCATGCTCGGTCCCGACGCGGCCGTCTCGATCATCGGTTTCGGCGGCTATCATCTCGGCAAGATCGCCGGCGAAGCGGAGGCGATTCGGCTGCTCCACGCCGCGATCGACGGCGGCATCACCTTCCTCGACAACGCGTGGGAGTACAACGACCACGTCAGCGAGGAGCGGATGGGCAAAGCGCTGGCGCAGAACGGCGCGCGCGACCGCGTCTTCCTGATGACGAAAGTCTGCACGCACGGCCGCGACGCCAACGTCGCGCGCGAGCAGCTCGAGGAGTCGCTGCGGCGCTTGCGCACCGACCACCTCGATCTGTGGCAGGTGCACGAGTGCGTCTACGACGACGATCCCGCGCGCCACTACGCCAAGGGCGGCGTGCTCGAAGCGCTCGACGAGGCGAAGCGCGCCGGCAAGGTGCGCTTCGTCGGCTTCACCGGCCACAAGCGCCCGGCCATCCATCGCGAGATGATCGAGCGCGGCTTCCCGTTCGACACCGTCCAGATGCCGCTGAACGTGCTCGACCCGCACTTCCGCAGCTTCGAGCGGCATGTGCTCCCGTCGGCGCGCGAGCGCGGCATCGCCGTGCTCGGGATGAAGGCGTTCAGCGAAGGGCGGATGCTCGAAGCCGGCGGCGTGGACCCCGACGACGCGCTGCGCTACGCGATGTCCCTGCCCGGCGTGCTGACCACCATCACCGGCATCGACAGCCAAGCCGTGCTCGACCACCACCTGCGCGTGGCGAACGATTTCACTCCGCTCGAGGAGAGCGAACTGCAGGCGCTGCGCAAGAAGTACTACGACCGCGCGACCGACGGCCACCTCGAGCTCTACAAGTCCTCGATGAAGAACGACGCCGACGAGGGCCGTGCGCAGCACGGCTTCCCGCCGATGTCGGAACTGGCGATGTAA
- a CDS encoding glycoside hydrolase family 125 protein has translation MRFHLVRALLCMLVAVALLAPSYALAVELDAVSKAAAGYSVSDPKLEALYRSALLETGKEITIASDGTAYVRTGDIPAEWLRDASAEVRPYLFFAKDDPQVRSLLRGIIARMGKYLQIDPYANAFTLDYRVWEEKFELDSLIYPISLSWTYWKQTGDDSIFTGDLSAGFDKALETMEREQDHPAVTTHPYSHKELPNGGRGNNVGYTGMIWTGFRPSDDACTYNYLIPSEMFAVVGLGELGEIERDVYHNLIKAQRAFALRDEVQAGIQTYGVVFTPNYGYVYAYEVDGLGNSILMDDANIPSLLSAPYLGYGTTNSLIYRNTRRFLLSKDDPTYYAGKLARGIGSPHTNDGYVWPLALLMQGFTATSETERKDVMNELLASDPGDHLLHESFNPDDPAKFSRVDFAWPNALFTEYVMTDFEGVPALPVGSTSDLDFRGD, from the coding sequence ATGCGTTTCCACCTCGTCCGCGCGCTGCTTTGCATGCTCGTGGCCGTCGCGTTGCTCGCGCCGAGCTACGCCTTGGCAGTCGAACTCGACGCCGTCTCGAAAGCCGCGGCAGGGTATTCCGTCTCCGATCCCAAGCTGGAAGCGCTCTACCGGTCGGCCTTGCTCGAAACGGGCAAGGAGATCACCATCGCGTCCGACGGCACCGCGTACGTGCGCACCGGCGACATCCCGGCCGAATGGCTGCGCGACGCAAGCGCCGAGGTGCGCCCATACCTGTTCTTCGCCAAGGACGATCCGCAAGTGCGCAGCCTGCTGCGCGGGATCATCGCGCGCATGGGCAAGTACCTCCAGATCGATCCCTACGCGAACGCCTTCACGCTCGACTACCGCGTTTGGGAAGAGAAGTTCGAGCTCGACTCGCTGATCTACCCGATCTCGCTCTCGTGGACGTATTGGAAGCAGACCGGCGACGACTCGATCTTCACCGGCGATCTCTCGGCCGGGTTCGACAAGGCGCTCGAGACGATGGAGCGCGAGCAAGACCATCCGGCCGTTACGACGCACCCGTATTCGCACAAGGAGCTGCCCAACGGCGGACGCGGCAACAACGTCGGCTACACCGGGATGATCTGGACCGGCTTCCGTCCCTCCGACGACGCCTGCACGTACAACTATTTGATCCCCTCGGAGATGTTCGCCGTGGTCGGGCTGGGCGAGCTCGGCGAGATCGAGCGCGACGTCTACCACAACCTGATCAAAGCGCAGCGCGCGTTCGCGTTGCGCGATGAGGTGCAGGCCGGGATCCAGACGTACGGCGTCGTGTTCACGCCGAACTACGGCTACGTATACGCCTACGAGGTCGACGGACTCGGCAACTCGATCCTGATGGACGACGCCAACATCCCCTCGCTGCTGTCCGCTCCCTACCTCGGCTACGGTACGACCAACTCGCTGATCTACCGCAACACGCGGCGGTTCTTGCTCTCCAAGGACGATCCGACGTACTACGCCGGCAAGCTGGCACGCGGAATCGGCTCACCGCACACGAATGACGGCTACGTGTGGCCGTTGGCGCTGCTGATGCAAGGCTTCACGGCCACCAGCGAGACCGAACGCAAAGACGTCATGAACGAGCTGCTCGCGTCCGATCCGGGCGATCATCTGCTGCACGAATCGTTCAATCCCGACGACCCCGCGAAGTTCTCGCGCGTCGACTTCGCGTGGCCCAACGCGCTCTTCACCGAGTACGTGATGACCGACTTCGAAGGCGTCCCCGCGCTGCCGGTCGGCTCGACCTCCGACTTGGATTTCCGTGGCGACTAG
- the fliF gene encoding flagellar basal-body MS-ring/collar protein FliF, which produces MDQLSSSFAAFTGRFREWWNGQSPSTRLGYGAVVLALVIGVAIFGAFRLRGPAYAVLFSNLPADEANAVLQKLDAEKIPHRLADGGTTVLVPEQDVAEQRVELAGENVVKGGGTGWELFDRTNLGMTDFQEKIAKERAVEGELERTISGLSEVQSARVHIASPEASLYSTSQLPTTASVAIVTKPGMQLDAAQVRGVTQLVAGAVDGLKPENVTLVDQNGTILRPAPLGATADGSTGDDGASALRMTQDQLVAKEKFESDLQENLQGLLDNTLGAHHSAVRVASEMNFDANSTETKQYAPQGTVRSQQTERESYNGTGTPPRQAGGVPGTTTNVVPTYQGTQQQQGNSRYTHTKNTTNYEITETDGKHVDAPGKVTRLSVAVLVNVPATAPAGANAPYTVAPADVTKIRNVIAAAAGIDPARGDQISVEAIPFAPVPNAVGYGPTSTTVLGIPLVPALALLAILGVIGAGAAFALVRRRTFRPSAELPTFDSTLAEELPSFEEHPMLDGTPSIAAPIRSAADLTREQMIEYVTTVAQENPDNIAKLVKLWLAE; this is translated from the coding sequence GTGGATCAATTGAGCTCGTCGTTCGCGGCGTTCACGGGGCGTTTCCGTGAATGGTGGAACGGCCAGTCCCCATCGACCCGGCTCGGATACGGCGCCGTGGTCTTGGCATTGGTCATCGGCGTGGCGATCTTCGGAGCGTTCCGCTTGCGGGGTCCGGCGTACGCGGTGCTGTTCAGCAACCTTCCGGCCGACGAAGCCAACGCGGTCCTACAAAAACTTGACGCGGAGAAGATCCCGCATCGGTTGGCCGACGGCGGGACGACCGTCCTGGTCCCCGAGCAGGACGTCGCCGAGCAGCGCGTCGAGCTCGCCGGTGAGAATGTCGTCAAGGGCGGCGGCACCGGCTGGGAGCTCTTCGACCGCACCAACCTCGGCATGACCGACTTCCAGGAGAAGATCGCCAAGGAGCGCGCCGTCGAAGGCGAGCTCGAACGGACGATCTCCGGCCTGAGCGAAGTGCAGTCCGCGCGCGTCCACATCGCCAGCCCCGAAGCCTCGCTCTACTCGACCTCGCAGCTGCCCACGACCGCGTCGGTCGCGATCGTCACCAAGCCCGGGATGCAGCTCGACGCGGCGCAGGTACGCGGCGTCACGCAGCTGGTCGCCGGCGCCGTCGACGGCCTCAAGCCCGAGAACGTCACGCTGGTCGATCAGAACGGCACCATCTTGCGTCCCGCGCCCCTGGGCGCGACCGCCGACGGCTCGACCGGAGACGACGGCGCGAGCGCGCTGCGCATGACGCAAGACCAGCTGGTCGCGAAAGAAAAGTTCGAGTCGGACCTGCAAGAGAATCTGCAGGGGCTGCTCGACAACACGCTGGGCGCGCACCACTCGGCCGTCCGCGTCGCGAGCGAGATGAACTTCGACGCGAACTCCACCGAGACCAAGCAGTACGCGCCGCAAGGCACGGTTCGCTCGCAGCAGACGGAGCGCGAAAGCTACAACGGTACCGGCACCCCGCCGCGTCAGGCCGGCGGCGTTCCCGGCACGACAACCAACGTCGTGCCGACCTATCAGGGGACGCAGCAGCAGCAGGGCAACAGCCGCTACACGCACACCAAGAACACGACCAACTACGAGATCACCGAGACCGACGGCAAGCACGTCGACGCGCCCGGGAAGGTCACGCGGTTGTCGGTCGCCGTCCTGGTCAACGTCCCGGCGACCGCGCCGGCCGGCGCCAACGCGCCGTACACGGTCGCGCCGGCCGACGTCACCAAGATTCGCAACGTCATCGCCGCCGCCGCCGGCATCGACCCGGCGCGCGGCGACCAGATCTCGGTCGAAGCGATTCCGTTCGCGCCGGTACCGAACGCCGTCGGGTACGGTCCGACCTCGACGACCGTGCTGGGTATCCCGCTGGTCCCGGCGCTGGCGCTGCTCGCGATCCTCGGTGTGATCGGTGCGGGCGCGGCCTTCGCCCTGGTGCGCCGCCGGACGTTCCGTCCGAGCGCCGAGCTCCCGACCTTCGACTCGACCTTGGCCGAAGAGCTGCCCTCGTTCGAAGAGCACCCCATGCTCGACGGCACCCCGTCGATCGCCGCCCCGATACGCTCCGCGGCCGACCTGACGCGCGAGCAGATGATCGAATACGTGACCACCGTCGCGCAAGAGAACCCCGACAACATCGCCAAGCTCGTGAAACTATGGCTCGCGGAGTAA
- a CDS encoding regulatory protein RecX, which translates to MATARVTALRMLARRRLTEAQLAAGLQRKGFDDETVAAALEACKRDGLLDDRLYAALYVEGRRAPVGDARLVAELVKRGIDREAARERVHTSETSEAQRAALAYERLRRTTPALSYPSAARKLERLGFPAALIYRVLRERAGVDLEGLADLC; encoded by the coding sequence GTGGCGACCGCACGGGTGACGGCGCTGCGCATGTTGGCGCGGCGCCGTCTCACCGAGGCACAGTTGGCCGCCGGTCTGCAGCGCAAGGGGTTCGACGACGAGACCGTCGCCGCCGCACTCGAGGCGTGCAAACGTGACGGTCTGCTCGACGATCGACTCTACGCAGCGCTCTACGTCGAAGGCCGGCGCGCGCCGGTCGGCGACGCGCGGCTGGTCGCCGAGCTCGTCAAGCGCGGGATCGACCGTGAGGCCGCGCGCGAGCGGGTGCACACCTCGGAGACGTCCGAGGCGCAGCGCGCCGCGCTGGCCTACGAGCGGCTGCGCCGGACGACGCCGGCGCTCTCGTATCCGTCGGCCGCGCGCAAGCTGGAACGGCTCGGGTTTCCGGCGGCGTTGATCTATCGCGTCCTACGCGAGCGCGCCGGCGTCGATCTCGAGGGCCTCGCCGATCTGTGCTAG
- a CDS encoding HAD-IA family hydrolase encodes MDTPAALIIFDCDGVLVDSERIVNAIESRELRRLGIELSPDEVRRRFKGKTIDEDNAEIERIAGTRVPASWTYDYAMASALGFVRELRAVDGVEGVIARVQAAGVASCVASQSPPARVALSLVVTNLDRYFGERVYTASVVARPKPAPDLFLYAAAALGVAPERSVVIEDSPSGVRAAVAAGMDVYGYAADEDAHALAAAGARVFTAMAELPALLGV; translated from the coding sequence ATGGATACTCCGGCCGCACTGATCATCTTCGACTGCGACGGCGTTCTGGTCGACAGCGAACGGATCGTCAACGCGATCGAGTCGCGCGAGCTGCGACGCCTCGGGATCGAGCTCTCGCCCGATGAGGTGCGCCGCCGCTTCAAAGGCAAGACCATCGACGAGGACAACGCCGAGATCGAGCGCATCGCCGGTACGCGCGTGCCGGCGAGCTGGACCTACGACTACGCGATGGCGAGCGCGCTGGGCTTCGTGCGCGAGCTGCGCGCGGTCGACGGCGTCGAGGGCGTGATCGCGCGCGTGCAGGCGGCGGGCGTCGCGTCGTGCGTCGCCTCGCAGTCGCCGCCGGCCCGCGTCGCGCTCTCACTCGTCGTGACGAACCTGGACCGCTACTTCGGCGAACGCGTGTACACCGCGTCGGTGGTCGCGCGGCCGAAACCCGCGCCCGACCTGTTCTTGTACGCCGCCGCGGCGCTGGGCGTCGCGCCGGAGCGCAGCGTCGTGATCGAAGATTCGCCCAGCGGCGTGCGGGCCGCGGTTGCCGCCGGAATGGACGTCTACGGCTACGCGGCGGACGAAGACGCGCACGCGCTCGCCGCGGCCGGCGCGCGCGTCTTCACCGCGATGGCCGAGCTGCCCGCGCTGTTAGGTGTGTGA
- the recA gene encoding recombinase RecA, with the protein MADEKQVALSNALAQIERQFGKGSIMKMGEIQERMAFDVISTGSIALDLALGVGGLPRGRIVEIYGPESSGKTTLALHVIAEAQRAGGTAAFVDVEHALDPTYAQGLGIDLDNLLVSQPDAGEQALEIAEMLVRSNAVDVVVVDSVAALVTKAELEGDMGDTHVGLQARLMSQALRKLTSAISRSKCVMIFINQLREKVGVMFGNPETTSGGRALKFYASVRLDVRKLEQIKVGQDVVGSRTRVKVVKNKVAPPFRQAEFDITYGKGISKMGSIIDVALERNIIGKSGSWYTYGEQRIGQGRENAKAYLEEHTDVADEISVKIREALKATASPNGIAKPVGAVAVGDDE; encoded by the coding sequence ATGGCCGACGAAAAACAAGTAGCCCTGAGCAACGCGCTCGCCCAGATCGAGCGCCAGTTCGGCAAGGGGTCCATCATGAAGATGGGCGAGATCCAGGAGCGGATGGCGTTCGACGTCATCTCGACCGGGTCGATCGCCCTCGACCTCGCCCTCGGCGTCGGCGGCTTGCCGCGCGGACGCATCGTCGAGATCTACGGTCCGGAGTCGTCCGGTAAGACCACCCTCGCGCTGCACGTCATCGCCGAGGCGCAGCGGGCCGGCGGCACCGCCGCCTTCGTCGACGTCGAGCACGCGCTCGACCCGACCTACGCCCAAGGGCTGGGCATCGATCTCGACAATCTGCTGGTCTCGCAACCGGACGCCGGCGAACAGGCACTCGAGATCGCCGAGATGCTGGTGCGCTCGAACGCGGTCGACGTCGTCGTCGTCGACTCGGTCGCGGCGCTGGTCACCAAGGCCGAGCTCGAAGGCGACATGGGCGATACCCACGTCGGCTTGCAGGCGCGCCTGATGTCGCAAGCGCTGCGCAAGCTGACCTCCGCGATCTCGCGCTCCAAGTGCGTCATGATCTTCATCAACCAGCTGCGCGAGAAGGTCGGCGTGATGTTCGGCAATCCCGAGACGACCTCGGGCGGCCGCGCGCTGAAGTTCTACGCCTCGGTGCGCCTGGACGTGCGCAAGCTCGAGCAGATCAAGGTCGGGCAGGACGTCGTCGGCTCGCGCACCCGGGTCAAGGTGGTCAAGAACAAGGTCGCGCCGCCGTTCCGGCAGGCCGAGTTCGACATCACTTACGGTAAGGGCATCTCGAAGATGGGCTCGATCATCGACGTGGCACTCGAACGCAACATCATCGGGAAGTCGGGCTCGTGGTATACCTACGGCGAGCAGCGCATCGGTCAGGGCCGCGAGAACGCCAAGGCGTACCTCGAGGAACACACCGACGTGGCCGACGAGATCTCGGTCAAGATCCGCGAGGCCCTCAAGGCCACCGCGTCGCCGAACGGGATCGCCAAGCCCGTCGGCGCGGTTGCGGTCGGCGACGACGAATAA